AAAGGAATTTTCTAATGTCCCGGTTGCTTCCAGCTGCCTTTTGGCAGAATCAGATACGTCTGAGATTGCATCAGCTATCTGGTTCATACTTGCATTAATTTCTTCTAAACTATTTGCTTGGTCTGTCGTTCTATCAGCGACAGTCGCGGAACTTTGGACAAGACCTTCTAAAATCCCATTTACGGATTCCGATTTTTCTCTAACTTCTCCCTGGATAGACACATTATATTTTCGGACTTCTTCCAATTCTGCTAGGCTGATCGCCTGGTTGAAAAATTCTTTTTTAAAAGTTACGGAGAAATAGATCAATATTCCGGTCTCAAAGATTACGAAAATTGCATGTAGTAGTACGATATCCCATCCGTTCCCGTAGTTAAAAATGATGATAGGAGTTTCGGAAATTTTGTATCCCATGCTTTGGCAGAAGGATAACAATCCATGGTGGACCGCGATATACAATGCGCCTGGAAGAAGTGTTTTCCAATCTCTATAATAAAGAAGAAATGCTAATGCAACAAACACATGAAAATGCATTTCTATTCTTCCGAATTGTGACTGGATCAGTATTCCGGACCATGCCATGATGAGTACTGCATTCAAAATTCTAAGAATATATTCACCCCTTAGAAATAAGAAACCAATGCTCGCAAGTAATCCTACGATTATAGAGGAATTTAAGATGAATTTCCAGGTTCCATATTCTAAAGACAATAGAAATGCAAAAGGAATATGAGCCAAAAGAAGAATGTAGAAGAAGCGATCTACTTTTTTGGTCTCTTCCTTGAATTTTGATCTGGCAGTATCCTGGATACTTTGTTTATACTGAGGCGGATTCATGTGTTTCC
The sequence above is drawn from the Leptospira saintgironsiae genome and encodes:
- a CDS encoding methyl-accepting chemotaxis protein, whose translation is MNPPQYKQSIQDTARSKFKEETKKVDRFFYILLLAHIPFAFLLSLEYGTWKFILNSSIIVGLLASIGFLFLRGEYILRILNAVLIMAWSGILIQSQFGRIEMHFHVFVALAFLLYYRDWKTLLPGALYIAVHHGLLSFCQSMGYKISETPIIIFNYGNGWDIVLLHAIFVIFETGILIYFSVTFKKEFFNQAISLAELEEVRKYNVSIQGEVREKSESVNGILEGLVQSSATVADRTTDQANSLEEINASMNQIADAISDVSDSAKRQLEATGTLENSFQNLEISFQDMEAGLVSTKALFETAWKHARESEESLMAIEKSIKRIESSSSSTTAKLGTITDIADKVNLLALNASIEAARAGEHGRGFAVVADEISKLADQTASTIKEISRLIRDGKEEMTKNTDIVQSGTKTISLILGDVDSIKESLDSFFSLLEKQTNIRVTVAGALFNAGEISQNVHQATEAEKKSLEEIRNFLDRIQNSNAIIATHAVEAADQARKCEELSDSLQKQVQEFKA